The following coding sequences are from one Methanococcoides orientis window:
- the hgcB gene encoding mercury methylation ferredoxin HgcB translates to MFNSYLENTLQYYPEKCINCLMCIQVCPHGVFTGGKEHVELKSPASCMECGACAGNCPVQAIEVESGVGCAWAMISAALKGKDMDSDACCCGEDDGCCQ, encoded by the coding sequence ATGTTCAACTCATATCTTGAGAACACCCTTCAATATTATCCTGAGAAATGCATCAACTGCCTCATGTGTATACAGGTCTGTCCTCATGGAGTGTTTACCGGAGGAAAGGAACACGTAGAACTCAAAAGTCCTGCTTCATGTATGGAATGTGGAGCTTGTGCAGGCAATTGTCCTGTGCAGGCAATTGAAGTAGAGAGTGGTGTGGGATGTGCGTGGGCAATGATCAGTGCAGCACTCAAAGGTAAGGATATGGATAGCGATGCGTGTTGTTGTGGCGAGGACGATGGGTGCTGCCAATGA
- the hgcA gene encoding mercury methylation corrinoid protein HgcA encodes MNNDRDTGSCCSSDSGKDTSCFITMVGLDRNISPPEIRKTTSVITFSDRFDHILARCGVKREKHIVSPGIYELGNPTPDSSVFVSANYTLSFDALRNSLAGIDCYILVIDTKGINVWCAAGKGTFGTDEIIYRIKWSGLDQIINHRNLILPQLSAPGVSAHDVKRRSGFKVEYGPVRAEDLPQYLRTHTATAEMRRIRFTFKDRLVLTPVELVHVIKPTLLAAIILYLLVGPFAALIAVVTAFTGTVLFPALLPFIPTHDFSTKGLILGGIVTIPFAVVVATNSMINSAMSPLENILTALSAFLIPTAVIAYIALNFTGCTTYTSRTGVKKEIFRYVPLMALMGGLGLLVLIILGISLIEVI; translated from the coding sequence ATGAATAATGACAGGGATACAGGTTCATGCTGCTCATCTGATAGCGGAAAGGACACATCCTGTTTCATCACAATGGTAGGTCTGGACCGAAACATCTCTCCTCCTGAGATCCGCAAGACCACAAGTGTGATCACCTTCAGTGACAGGTTTGATCATATTCTTGCCCGGTGTGGTGTCAAACGAGAAAAACACATTGTAAGTCCGGGAATCTATGAACTGGGAAATCCTACTCCAGATTCTTCTGTCTTTGTCTCGGCGAACTATACACTCAGTTTCGATGCACTCCGCAATTCACTCGCAGGTATCGACTGTTATATCCTTGTCATAGATACCAAAGGTATCAACGTCTGGTGTGCTGCTGGCAAAGGAACATTCGGTACTGATGAAATAATCTACCGCATCAAATGGTCAGGACTTGACCAGATCATCAACCATCGAAATCTCATTTTACCACAACTCAGTGCACCGGGAGTTTCTGCACATGATGTCAAACGCAGGTCTGGTTTTAAGGTAGAATACGGACCTGTTCGTGCCGAAGACCTGCCGCAATATCTCCGGACTCATACCGCAACAGCTGAAATGCGCAGGATCCGATTCACATTCAAGGATAGGCTGGTGTTAACTCCTGTGGAATTGGTTCATGTGATCAAACCAACATTACTTGCTGCAATCATCCTCTACCTGTTAGTAGGTCCTTTTGCAGCACTCATTGCGGTCGTCACAGCATTTACAGGAACCGTACTGTTCCCTGCTCTACTTCCTTTCATACCGACACATGACTTCAGTACAAAGGGGCTGATACTGGGAGGAATTGTAACGATTCCATTTGCAGTCGTTGTTGCAACGAATTCTATGATTAACTCTGCGATGTCGCCCCTGGAGAATATACTTACAGCATTGTCTGCCTTCCTCATACCGACCGCAGTGATTGCATATATTGCCCTTAATTTTACAGGATGCACAACCTACACTTCAAGAACCGGTGTCAAAAAAGAGATATTCAGATATGTACCGCTCATGGCACTTATGGGAGGTCTGGGGCTACTGGTTCTTATCATTCTGGGTATATCTTTAATAGAGGTGATCTGA
- a CDS encoding class I SAM-dependent methyltransferase, producing MKCPCIAIPIKKGEPARKFLLELAILDKTLKISSEDGELYLPIERELTPEELDELPKGAKQVEREFESHEKILTLEDILGFTPGYEVVGDIALIEADEPDAKKIADALLQIHKNVQTVLGAVSAVEGEFRTRRFKVLAGEDRTETVHKDHGFKYKVDLERAYFTPRLSTERQRIVLQIGEDDVVLDMFAGVGPYSIPIAKKCKKVIAMDKNPDAIHFLKENVDLNSIENIEVFEGDANEIALNFEGIADHVIMNLPHSADAFLDAAIFVTAPQGIIHYYGMTHEDDLFDSSIGLIEAAAKKVGRSVEVVECRTVRSYAPHQYNVCIEVRID from the coding sequence TTGAAGTGTCCCTGTATTGCAATCCCGATAAAGAAAGGCGAACCTGCCAGAAAGTTCCTTCTGGAACTTGCCATCCTTGACAAGACCCTGAAGATCTCCAGTGAGGATGGTGAGTTATATCTTCCTATTGAAAGGGAGCTGACTCCGGAAGAGCTCGATGAGCTTCCCAAAGGTGCAAAACAGGTGGAACGTGAGTTCGAATCCCATGAAAAAATCCTTACACTTGAGGACATCCTGGGTTTCACCCCGGGCTACGAGGTCGTAGGTGATATTGCACTTATCGAAGCTGACGAACCGGATGCAAAAAAGATCGCAGATGCACTCCTTCAGATACACAAGAATGTGCAGACCGTGCTTGGTGCAGTGTCAGCTGTGGAAGGAGAGTTCCGAACTCGCAGGTTCAAAGTACTTGCTGGCGAGGATAGGACGGAAACAGTTCATAAGGATCACGGTTTCAAGTACAAGGTAGATCTCGAACGCGCATATTTCACTCCACGTCTTTCAACAGAGCGCCAGCGCATTGTTTTACAGATCGGTGAAGATGATGTTGTTCTCGACATGTTCGCAGGCGTCGGTCCCTACAGCATTCCGATCGCCAAAAAATGCAAAAAGGTCATTGCCATGGACAAGAACCCTGATGCTATCCATTTCCTGAAAGAGAACGTGGATCTCAATTCCATCGAAAATATCGAGGTTTTCGAAGGCGATGCGAACGAGATTGCCCTAAATTTCGAGGGAATTGCAGATCATGTTATCATGAATCTCCCTCACAGTGCCGATGCATTTCTGGACGCTGCAATTTTTGTGACGGCTCCGCAAGGGATTATCCATTACTATGGAATGACCCACGAAGATGATCTTTTTGACAGTTCCATAGGTCTGATAGAAGCAGCAGCAAAAAAGGTGGGTCGGAGTGTTGAAGTGGTGGAGTGCAGAACAGTTCGTTCGTATGCACCGCATCAGTATAATGTATGTATCGAGGTCCGGATAGACTGA
- a CDS encoding LysE family transporter translates to MLELFEMLFIGFIVGLTGALVPGPMLFVTIDGTLKKGWTAGPEVFLGHAIIESAVLVLILLGMNTLVGEREMSFISMAGGIVLIIFGIMTIRGAKSSAAELHGQDKVVSNSLIAGIVTSASNPYFWLWWLAAGSALVLESMKLGMVAVVFFIVGHWLADLGWFTAVSLSFSRGRGMFSPKTYRHILVSCGLFLILFGSWFAIG, encoded by the coding sequence ATGTTAGAACTGTTCGAGATGTTGTTCATTGGTTTCATAGTAGGCCTGACCGGTGCCCTTGTACCTGGTCCCATGCTATTTGTGACCATTGACGGCACACTGAAGAAAGGCTGGACGGCAGGACCTGAAGTGTTCCTGGGCCATGCTATCATCGAAAGCGCGGTGCTTGTGCTGATACTTTTAGGTATGAACACACTTGTGGGTGAGCGTGAGATGTCCTTCATCTCGATGGCTGGCGGCATAGTCCTGATAATTTTTGGTATCATGACGATACGGGGGGCAAAATCTTCAGCCGCAGAACTTCACGGACAGGACAAAGTGGTTTCCAATTCGCTGATCGCAGGAATTGTGACCTCTGCTTCAAATCCCTATTTCTGGCTCTGGTGGCTGGCAGCAGGTAGTGCTCTTGTGCTTGAGAGCATGAAACTCGGAATGGTTGCTGTGGTGTTCTTCATAGTCGGTCACTGGCTTGCGGACCTTGGCTGGTTCACTGCTGTATCGCTATCTTTCAGCCGTGGCAGGGGTATGTTCTCCCCGAAGACCTACAGGCATATTCTTGTATCATGCGGACTATTCCTGATATTGTTCGGCTCATGGTTCGCCATAGGATGA
- a CDS encoding transcription initiation factor IIB: MVEVERVRYSDTSEREKIRAMIKARKEKEKTAEVENKVIECPECGSRNLEQDYERAELVCADCGLVVDAEFVDEGPEWRAFDHDQRMKRSRVGAPMTYTIHDKGLSTMIDWRNRDSYGKSISSKNRAQLYRLRKWQRRIRVSNATERNLAFALSELDRMASALGLPRTVRETAAVVYRKAVDKNLIRGRSIEGVAAAALYAACRQCSVPRTLDEIGEVSRVSRKEIGRTYRFISRELALKLMPTSPIDYVPRFCSGLNLKGEVQSRGVEILRQASEKELTSGRGPTGVAAAAIYIASILCGERRTQREVADVAGVTEVTIRNRYKELAEELDIEIIL; the protein is encoded by the coding sequence ATGGTGGAAGTTGAAAGAGTAAGATATTCTGATACTTCAGAGAGAGAAAAGATACGTGCAATGATCAAGGCACGTAAAGAGAAAGAAAAGACCGCTGAAGTCGAGAACAAGGTTATCGAGTGTCCGGAATGTGGAAGCCGAAATCTTGAGCAGGACTATGAACGTGCCGAACTGGTATGTGCAGATTGTGGTCTCGTAGTGGATGCTGAATTCGTTGACGAAGGTCCGGAGTGGCGTGCTTTTGACCATGACCAGCGTATGAAGCGTTCTCGTGTGGGTGCACCAATGACGTACACCATACACGATAAAGGTCTTTCTACTATGATCGACTGGAGGAACCGTGATTCCTACGGAAAGTCAATTTCCTCCAAGAACCGTGCTCAGTTATACAGGTTGAGAAAATGGCAGCGTAGGATACGCGTAAGCAATGCTACCGAAAGGAACCTTGCATTCGCTTTGTCAGAACTTGACCGTATGGCATCCGCATTAGGTCTTCCACGTACTGTACGTGAGACTGCTGCGGTGGTCTACAGGAAAGCAGTTGACAAGAACCTCATCCGTGGAAGGAGTATTGAAGGTGTGGCAGCAGCAGCACTCTATGCAGCATGTCGCCAGTGCAGTGTTCCACGAACCCTGGATGAGATCGGAGAAGTTTCAAGGGTAAGCAGGAAAGAGATCGGAAGAACATACCGTTTCATTTCCCGTGAGCTTGCACTCAAGCTTATGCCAACTTCCCCAATAGACTATGTCCCAAGGTTCTGCTCAGGTCTGAACCTTAAAGGTGAGGTACAGTCCAGAGGAGTCGAGATCCTTCGTCAGGCATCTGAAAAGGAACTCACAAGTGGCCGTGGTCCAACCGGTGTGGCAGCAGCTGCGATCTATATTGCATCAATTCTCTGCGGTGAGCGCAGGACCCAGCGTGAGGTCGCTGATGTTGCAGGTGTGACCGAGGTCACTATCCGTAACAGGTACAAAGAGCTCGCAGAAGAATTGGACATCGAGATCATTCTCTGA
- a CDS encoding H/ACA ribonucleoprotein complex subunit GAR1: MKRLGTVVQVVAHQGLLVRGDNIRPDTSLRDLPRINTFVVDKSVKRIGKVNGVIGPVNSPYITIKVFGDVSGSELKKYLNEKVYIK; this comes from the coding sequence ATGAAACGACTTGGAACGGTAGTGCAAGTAGTTGCACATCAGGGTTTGCTTGTTAGAGGGGACAACATACGACCAGATACATCTTTGAGGGATCTTCCTCGTATCAATACGTTTGTTGTTGACAAATCTGTTAAACGCATCGGTAAAGTGAATGGTGTTATCGGTCCTGTCAATTCTCCTTATATTACTATTAAGGTCTTTGGAGATGTTTCGGGATCTGAATTGAAGAAGTACCTCAATGAGAAAGTGTACATCAAATAA
- the ppdK gene encoding pyruvate, phosphate dikinase → MADNKFVYLFGNDETEGKNSMKDLLGGKGANLAEMSNLGIPVPVGFTITTEVCTLYLKDEHYPSGLEEQINNAIKELENTTGKRFGDLNNPLLVSVRSGARVSMPGMMDTVLNLGLNDSSVIGLANKTGNDRFAYDSYRRFLTMFADVVLGIEHEKFESTLTAKKKDKGVKQDTDLDVDDLKELVENFKGIIKEETGKDFPQGAREQLQMAIDAVFGSWNNQRAITYRRLNGIPGKWGTAVNVQSMVYGNMGESSGTGVAFTRDPATGEKRFFGEYLINAQGEDVVAGIRTPQPIKTLKNNMPEVYEQLVDIYMKLEDHFKDMQDIEFTIEKGKLFMLQTRTGKRTAAAAIKIATDMVEEGLIDKETALTRVEPAQVDRLLHPNIDPDATPDVIANGLPASPGAAVGEVVFTAEHAEERAKKGEKTILVRAETSPEDIGGMNAAEGILTVRGGMTSHAAVVARGMGKPCVAGCGEIVIDMKEKVFHIGEHSINEGDMISIDGSTGDVILGEVDLILPGVTGELEQILSWADEVRTLKVRTNADTPHDAQVARDFGAEGIGLCRTEHMFFGEDRIPAVREMIMAEEIDVRKAALKKLLPMQREDFIGIFRAMEGFPVTIRLLDPPLHEFLPNHEEAIEKLAELNANDATQTEIDRVKKVIERIEYLKEMNPMLGHRGCRLGITYPEIYEMQAQAIIEAACELTKEGMTIVPEIMIPLISNIEELEFVKKHVIGAVEAAMEKEGIKLDYMVGTMIELPRAALTADKIAKEAEFFSFGTNDLTQTTFGFSRDDAGKFLPFYLESGILEDDPFAVLDQEGVGQLVKIGIEKGRATRPDIKIGICGEHGGEPKSVKFGHNVGLNYVSCSPFRVPIARLAAAHAVIENKQ, encoded by the coding sequence GTGGCAGATAATAAATTTGTGTACCTTTTCGGAAACGACGAAACTGAAGGCAAAAATAGTATGAAAGACCTGCTTGGGGGCAAAGGAGCCAACCTCGCAGAAATGTCAAATCTGGGAATACCAGTTCCGGTTGGGTTTACGATCACGACCGAGGTCTGTACTCTTTATCTTAAGGACGAACATTATCCTTCAGGTCTTGAAGAGCAGATCAATAATGCCATAAAGGAGCTGGAAAACACTACAGGGAAGAGATTTGGAGATCTTAACAATCCATTACTTGTTTCTGTACGCTCAGGTGCCCGCGTGTCCATGCCTGGTATGATGGACACTGTACTGAACCTGGGACTTAACGATAGCTCAGTAATAGGCCTTGCCAATAAGACCGGCAATGACAGGTTTGCTTACGACAGCTACAGAAGATTCCTCACAATGTTCGCAGACGTGGTGCTTGGCATCGAACACGAGAAGTTCGAGTCCACACTCACTGCTAAAAAGAAGGATAAAGGCGTCAAACAGGATACCGACCTTGATGTAGATGACCTAAAGGAACTTGTTGAAAACTTCAAGGGAATTATAAAGGAAGAAACCGGAAAGGACTTCCCCCAGGGAGCAAGAGAACAGCTCCAGATGGCCATTGATGCAGTGTTCGGTTCATGGAACAACCAGCGCGCAATCACATACAGGCGCCTGAACGGCATCCCCGGCAAATGGGGAACTGCAGTTAACGTTCAAAGCATGGTCTATGGTAACATGGGAGAAAGCTCCGGAACAGGAGTAGCATTCACAAGAGACCCTGCAACAGGTGAAAAGAGATTCTTCGGAGAATACCTCATCAATGCACAGGGAGAAGATGTCGTTGCAGGTATCAGGACACCTCAACCGATCAAAACCCTGAAGAACAACATGCCCGAGGTCTACGAGCAGCTTGTGGACATCTACATGAAACTGGAGGATCACTTCAAAGACATGCAGGATATCGAGTTCACCATTGAGAAAGGCAAGCTTTTCATGCTGCAGACAAGGACCGGAAAGAGAACTGCAGCTGCAGCCATAAAGATCGCGACCGATATGGTCGAAGAAGGACTTATCGACAAGGAAACAGCCCTTACAAGGGTAGAACCTGCACAGGTTGACAGGCTCCTGCATCCAAATATTGACCCTGACGCAACACCGGACGTAATTGCTAACGGTCTCCCTGCATCCCCGGGAGCTGCTGTGGGTGAAGTAGTTTTCACAGCAGAACATGCCGAAGAAAGAGCAAAGAAGGGCGAAAAGACCATCCTTGTACGTGCTGAGACATCTCCTGAGGACATCGGCGGTATGAATGCTGCAGAAGGTATCCTCACAGTACGCGGAGGAATGACCTCACATGCAGCAGTCGTTGCAAGAGGCATGGGGAAGCCATGTGTTGCAGGCTGTGGCGAAATTGTAATTGATATGAAAGAGAAGGTTTTCCACATTGGAGAACATTCCATCAACGAAGGTGACATGATCTCCATTGACGGATCCACAGGAGACGTCATTCTTGGAGAGGTTGACCTTATCCTGCCGGGTGTTACCGGTGAACTTGAACAGATACTCTCATGGGCTGATGAGGTCCGAACCCTCAAGGTCAGGACAAACGCAGACACTCCACACGATGCACAGGTCGCACGCGACTTTGGTGCAGAAGGTATTGGACTCTGCAGAACAGAGCACATGTTCTTCGGAGAGGACAGGATCCCTGCTGTACGTGAAATGATCATGGCAGAAGAGATCGATGTAAGAAAAGCAGCATTAAAGAAACTTCTCCCAATGCAGAGAGAGGACTTTATCGGAATATTCAGGGCAATGGAAGGATTCCCCGTGACCATCAGGCTGCTTGATCCACCACTCCACGAATTCCTGCCAAACCACGAGGAAGCAATTGAAAAGCTGGCAGAACTGAATGCCAATGATGCCACACAAACCGAAATTGACAGGGTGAAGAAGGTCATCGAGCGTATTGAATATCTCAAAGAGATGAACCCAATGCTCGGTCACAGAGGATGCCGCTTAGGGATAACATATCCTGAGATATATGAGATGCAGGCACAGGCCATCATTGAAGCAGCATGTGAGCTCACAAAAGAAGGTATGACGATCGTACCTGAGATCATGATTCCCCTGATAAGCAACATCGAGGAACTTGAGTTTGTCAAAAAGCATGTGATCGGAGCCGTAGAAGCAGCTATGGAAAAGGAAGGCATCAAACTTGACTACATGGTCGGAACAATGATAGAACTGCCAAGAGCAGCACTCACAGCCGACAAGATCGCAAAGGAAGCCGAGTTCTTCTCCTTTGGTACCAACGACCTGACCCAGACAACCTTTGGGTTCAGCAGGGATGATGCAGGCAAGTTCTTACCATTCTACTTAGAGAGTGGCATACTCGAGGACGATCCATTTGCAGTGCTTGACCAGGAAGGTGTGGGACAGCTTGTCAAGATCGGTATCGAGAAAGGACGTGCTACAAGACCGGACATCAAGATCGGCATCTGTGGAGAACATGGAGGAGAGCCTAAATCAGTGAAGTTCGGACACAACGTCGGACTGAACTATGTAAGCTGTTCACCATTCCGTGTGCCAATTGCAAGACTTGCAGCAGCACACGCTGTGATCGAGAACAAGCAGTAA
- a CDS encoding carbohydrate kinase family protein gives MSDVISVVGHAAIDLLFDVEGIATQNESYPIVDYQRFFGGGAANIVAAISILGGNSQLISAVGDDFVTSGYEEHLEGLGVDLSLLFRFEGEKGTAAYVFTDPFHNQSTYFYWGASAKMKELEPPEVDFVHLATSEPNFNAKIAQKAKFVSFDPGQDLITYSRENLEVILENTDVLFTNKHEIKRVCEMTESTFEDIKEKVPIVIVTYDAEGSKIFTSDEEHSIPVVPVKAVDPTGAGDAYRAGFLVAYTRGYPLDVCGKAGATVASFAVQSVGCQTDLPTWDDMVSRYEGKFGAFPSLDG, from the coding sequence ATGTCTGATGTGATATCTGTAGTAGGACATGCTGCGATCGATCTTCTCTTTGATGTGGAAGGCATTGCAACACAGAACGAATCATATCCGATAGTCGATTACCAGAGGTTCTTCGGAGGCGGGGCTGCAAATATCGTTGCAGCGATCTCCATTCTTGGTGGAAACTCTCAGCTGATCTCTGCGGTTGGTGATGATTTTGTTACCTCCGGGTATGAAGAGCACCTTGAAGGGCTTGGAGTAGACCTTTCCCTGCTTTTCAGATTCGAAGGCGAGAAAGGAACTGCAGCTTATGTTTTCACAGATCCTTTTCACAACCAGTCAACTTACTTCTATTGGGGAGCATCTGCAAAAATGAAGGAGCTAGAACCTCCGGAAGTTGATTTTGTTCACCTTGCAACATCTGAGCCAAACTTTAATGCTAAGATCGCACAGAAAGCAAAGTTCGTGTCATTTGATCCCGGGCAGGATCTTATCACTTATTCAAGAGAGAATCTGGAAGTCATCCTTGAGAACACTGATGTTCTTTTCACTAACAAGCATGAGATCAAGCGTGTTTGTGAGATGACCGAAAGCACTTTTGAGGATATTAAGGAAAAGGTGCCGATCGTGATCGTTACCTACGATGCGGAAGGCAGTAAGATATTCACATCCGATGAGGAACACTCAATCCCCGTTGTTCCTGTAAAAGCAGTGGATCCAACAGGTGCAGGAGATGCATATCGTGCAGGATTCCTTGTGGCATACACCCGTGGATATCCGCTGGATGTCTGTGGCAAGGCCGGTGCTACGGTGGCATCGTTTGCGGTGCAATCCGTTGGTTGTCAGACAGACCTTCCCACATGGGATGATATGGTTTCCAGGTACGAAGGTAAATTCGGAGCATTCCCATCACTCGATGGGTGA
- a CDS encoding DUF555 domain-containing protein, which produces MTNYHVTLEAAWLVRDVNTADDAIGVAIAEAGKRLNPQLDFVEVDVGTTFCPACNEPFGSVFIAANTAIVGLVLEMKVFDAESAEHASRIAKSVIGKALRDVPLHVVDVEDFE; this is translated from the coding sequence ATGACAAATTATCATGTTACACTTGAAGCTGCCTGGTTGGTAAGAGACGTAAATACTGCAGACGATGCTATTGGAGTTGCCATTGCAGAAGCTGGAAAAAGACTGAACCCACAACTCGATTTTGTAGAGGTCGATGTCGGAACTACTTTCTGTCCTGCTTGCAATGAGCCTTTTGGCAGCGTTTTTATTGCAGCGAATACCGCAATTGTCGGTCTTGTCCTTGAAATGAAGGTTTTCGATGCAGAGAGTGCAGAGCACGCCTCAAGGATCGCAAAGTCCGTAATAGGCAAGGCATTACGTGATGTACCACTCCATGTAGTGGATGTTGAAGATTTTGAATAA
- a CDS encoding DUF357 domain-containing protein, producing MAADLNEKVERYERLLREALEKADISPIERSHMRKVAEDYKNMARSYYEDGIHFIRSEDPVNALICFSYGHAWLDAGARLGVFDVDDDVLFTI from the coding sequence GTGGCAGCAGATCTGAACGAAAAGGTTGAAAGATACGAACGTTTGTTGAGAGAAGCACTTGAAAAGGCGGACATAAGTCCAATTGAGCGATCCCACATGCGTAAGGTTGCCGAGGATTATAAGAATATGGCACGTTCCTACTATGAGGACGGGATACATTTCATTAGGTCTGAGGATCCGGTAAATGCACTTATCTGTTTCAGCTATGGTCATGCCTGGCTGGATGCAGGTGCACGCCTGGGTGTTTTCGATGTTGACGACGATGTGCTGTTCACCATATGA